In Oryza brachyantha chromosome 1, ObraRS2, whole genome shotgun sequence, the following are encoded in one genomic region:
- the LOC102710830 gene encoding putative glutamine amidotransferase GAT1_2.1 isoform X1, with protein sequence MRANQEHERSIKQIKNTNNRASERAKMSPSPDLARILPRVLIVSRRTVRKNKFVDFVGEYHLDLIVGYGAVPVIVPRVAGVHTLLDSFEPIHGVLLCEGEDVDPSLYDGGDAGAGLSAEQLDAVRSLHPSDAAIDHEKDSIELRLARRCLERNIPYLGICRGSQVLNVACGGSLYQDVDHELAAAAPAAVRHIDYDDYDGHRHPVRVLPGTPLHEWFAESLDGEDNQLTVNSYHHQGVRRLAERFVPMAFAPDGLVEGFYDPDAYNPGEGKFIMGLQFHPERMRKPGSDEFDYPGCPKAYQEFVRAVVAYQERLAAAALLDRRAPASPKLNQEMEKQRKVLVRSFSLAKNLYVSGAEAGSPRPAEQRELDAGAEFLEVKTNQAFRMHTGCQVCQLPFRANRRRVCACAVQSNTAALSVQQEKRLKQMGATVRNASGYLNRLKLNEGREAAARALMAKMSVEQLSDLASFYHIMGNICSEVLDRKLHSAAPAP encoded by the exons ATGCGAGCAAATCAAGAACACGAACGATCGATTAAGCAAATCAAGAACACGAACaatcgagcgagcgagcgagcaaaGATGTCTCCTTCTCCTGATCTTGCCCGGATCCTCCCCCGCGTGCTCATCGTCTCCCGCCGCACCGTCCGCAAGAACAAGTTCGTCGACTTCGTCG GTGAGTATCACCTGGACCTGATCGTGGGGTACGGCGCGGTGCCGGTCATCGTGCCGCGGGTCGCCGGCGTGCACACGCTTCTGGACTCGTTCGAGCCCATCCATGGCGTGCTGCTGTGCGAGGGGGAGGACGTCGACCCGTCGCTGTACGACGGCGGGGACGCGGGAGCAGGGCTCTCGGCGGAGCAGCTCGACGCCGTGCGGAGCCTCCACCCGAGCGACGCCGCCATCGACCACGAGAAGGACTCCATCGAGCTCCGCCTCGCCCGCCGCTGCCTCGAGCGCAACATCCCCTACCTCGGCATCTGCCGCGGCTCGCAGGTGCTCAACGTCGCCTGCGGCGGCTCGCTCTACCAGGACGTGGACCACgagctcgccgcggccgcgcccgccgccgtccgccacaTCGACTACGACGACTACGACGGGCACCGCCACCCGGTGCGCGTACTGCCGGGGACGCCGCTGCACGAGTGGTTCGCGGAGTCGCTCGACGGCGAGGACAACCAGCTGACGGTGAACAGCTACCACCACCAGGGCGTGCGGCGGTTGGCGGAGCGGTTCGTGCCCATGGCGTTCGCGCCGGACGGCCTCGTCGAGGGGTTCTACGACCCCGACGCGTACAACCCCGGCGAGGGCAAGTTCATCATGGGGCTCCAGTTCCACCCGGAGCGCATGCGCAAGCCCGGCTCCGACGAGTTCGACTACCCGGGCTGCCCCAAGGCCTACCAGGAGTTcgtccgcgccgtcgtcgcctacCAGGAGaggctggccgccgccgcgttgcTGGACAGGCGCGCGCCCGCCTCGCCGAAGCTGAACCAGGAGATGGAGAAGCAGCGCAAGGTGCTCGTCCGGAGCTTCTCTCTCGCCAAGAACCTGTACGTGTCCGGCGCCGAGGCCGGTTCACCGCGGCCGGCGGAGCAACGCGAACtagacgccggcgccgagtTCCTCGAGGTAAAAACAAACCAAGCCTTCCGCATGCACACCGGATGCCAAGTTTGCCAGCTGCCATTCCGAGCTAACCGGCGGCGTGTGTGTGCGTGCGCGGTGCAGTCGAACACGGCGGCGCTGAGCGTGCAGCAGGAGAAGCGGCTGAAGCAGATGGGCGCGACGGTGAGGAACGCGTCGGGGTACCTCAACCGGCTGAAGCTGAACGaggggcgggaggcggcggcgagggcgctgATGGCGAAGATGTCCGTCGAGCAGCTCTCCGACCTCGCCTCCTTCTACCACATCATGGGGAACATCTGCTCCGAGGTGCTCGACAGGAAGCTGCACTCTGCTGCCCCTGCTCCATGA
- the LOC102710830 gene encoding putative glutamine amidotransferase GAT1_2.1 isoform X2, with product MRANQEHERSIKQIKNTNNRASERAKMSPSPDLARILPRVLIVSRRTVRKNKFVDFVGEYHLDLIVGYGAVPVIVPRVAGVHTLLDSFEPIHGVLLCEGEDVDPSLYDGGDAGAGLSAEQLDAVRSLHPSDAAIDHEKDSIELRLARRCLERNIPYLGICRGSQVLNVACGGSLYQDVDHELAAAAPAAVRHIDYDDYDGHRHPVRVLPGTPLHEWFAESLDGEDNQLTVNSYHHQGVRRLAERFVPMAFAPDGLVEGFYDPDAYNPGEGKFIMGLQFHPERMRKPGSDEFDYPGCPKAYQEFVRAVVAYQERLAAAALLDRRAPASPKLNQEMEKQRKVLVRSFSLAKNLYVSGAEAGSPRPAEQRELDAGAEFLESNTAALSVQQEKRLKQMGATVRNASGYLNRLKLNEGREAAARALMAKMSVEQLSDLASFYHIMGNICSEVLDRKLHSAAPAP from the exons ATGCGAGCAAATCAAGAACACGAACGATCGATTAAGCAAATCAAGAACACGAACaatcgagcgagcgagcgagcaaaGATGTCTCCTTCTCCTGATCTTGCCCGGATCCTCCCCCGCGTGCTCATCGTCTCCCGCCGCACCGTCCGCAAGAACAAGTTCGTCGACTTCGTCG GTGAGTATCACCTGGACCTGATCGTGGGGTACGGCGCGGTGCCGGTCATCGTGCCGCGGGTCGCCGGCGTGCACACGCTTCTGGACTCGTTCGAGCCCATCCATGGCGTGCTGCTGTGCGAGGGGGAGGACGTCGACCCGTCGCTGTACGACGGCGGGGACGCGGGAGCAGGGCTCTCGGCGGAGCAGCTCGACGCCGTGCGGAGCCTCCACCCGAGCGACGCCGCCATCGACCACGAGAAGGACTCCATCGAGCTCCGCCTCGCCCGCCGCTGCCTCGAGCGCAACATCCCCTACCTCGGCATCTGCCGCGGCTCGCAGGTGCTCAACGTCGCCTGCGGCGGCTCGCTCTACCAGGACGTGGACCACgagctcgccgcggccgcgcccgccgccgtccgccacaTCGACTACGACGACTACGACGGGCACCGCCACCCGGTGCGCGTACTGCCGGGGACGCCGCTGCACGAGTGGTTCGCGGAGTCGCTCGACGGCGAGGACAACCAGCTGACGGTGAACAGCTACCACCACCAGGGCGTGCGGCGGTTGGCGGAGCGGTTCGTGCCCATGGCGTTCGCGCCGGACGGCCTCGTCGAGGGGTTCTACGACCCCGACGCGTACAACCCCGGCGAGGGCAAGTTCATCATGGGGCTCCAGTTCCACCCGGAGCGCATGCGCAAGCCCGGCTCCGACGAGTTCGACTACCCGGGCTGCCCCAAGGCCTACCAGGAGTTcgtccgcgccgtcgtcgcctacCAGGAGaggctggccgccgccgcgttgcTGGACAGGCGCGCGCCCGCCTCGCCGAAGCTGAACCAGGAGATGGAGAAGCAGCGCAAGGTGCTCGTCCGGAGCTTCTCTCTCGCCAAGAACCTGTACGTGTCCGGCGCCGAGGCCGGTTCACCGCGGCCGGCGGAGCAACGCGAACtagacgccggcgccgagtTCCTCGAG TCGAACACGGCGGCGCTGAGCGTGCAGCAGGAGAAGCGGCTGAAGCAGATGGGCGCGACGGTGAGGAACGCGTCGGGGTACCTCAACCGGCTGAAGCTGAACGaggggcgggaggcggcggcgagggcgctgATGGCGAAGATGTCCGTCGAGCAGCTCTCCGACCTCGCCTCCTTCTACCACATCATGGGGAACATCTGCTCCGAGGTGCTCGACAGGAAGCTGCACTCTGCTGCCCCTGCTCCATGA